A single region of the Hoeflea prorocentri genome encodes:
- a CDS encoding aldo/keto reductase yields the protein MDYRILGRTGVDVSRLCFGTMSFGGDADAKTAASLFAACRERGINFFDCARIYNDGRSEDILGDLIASERDELVITSKFGYRLPGSPASSGTSRRHAVLAVEQSLKLLKTDRLDILFIHHWDAHTPLEESLRALDDLVSSGKVLYLGASNFAAWQVAKALGISARNAWSRFDVIQPMYNLVKRQAEVEILPMALSEELGVITYSPLGGGLLTGKYAGGAPIGIGRLADDARYAARYGQDWMAQAAIDFCDFAKSEGYSPVSLAIAWVAAHPAVTAPIIGGRSVDQIKPSLDALDIDMTPDLYQRIAAFSPAPPPATDRSEEAGGQA from the coding sequence ATGGATTATCGGATTCTTGGACGGACCGGCGTTGACGTTTCTCGCCTGTGCTTCGGCACAATGTCATTCGGAGGCGATGCGGACGCCAAAACCGCTGCCTCCCTTTTTGCCGCCTGCCGCGAGCGGGGCATCAACTTCTTCGATTGCGCTCGCATCTATAATGATGGCCGTTCGGAAGATATTCTCGGTGATCTGATCGCTTCGGAACGCGATGAGCTGGTGATCACCTCAAAGTTCGGCTACCGCCTGCCCGGCAGCCCCGCTTCAAGCGGCACGAGCCGACGGCATGCCGTCCTCGCAGTCGAGCAGAGCCTGAAGCTGCTGAAGACAGACCGGCTCGACATTCTGTTTATCCATCACTGGGACGCACACACACCGCTCGAGGAATCGCTGCGGGCATTGGACGATCTCGTCTCATCCGGCAAAGTCCTCTATCTTGGCGCATCGAACTTTGCCGCCTGGCAGGTCGCCAAGGCGCTCGGGATCTCGGCCCGCAATGCCTGGTCCCGTTTCGATGTCATTCAGCCGATGTATAATCTCGTCAAACGTCAGGCCGAAGTTGAAATCCTGCCGATGGCGCTGTCCGAGGAACTCGGCGTCATCACCTACAGCCCGCTCGGAGGCGGATTGTTGACAGGCAAATATGCCGGCGGCGCTCCAATCGGGATTGGACGCCTGGCCGATGATGCACGCTATGCGGCACGATACGGACAAGACTGGATGGCGCAGGCGGCCATCGACTTCTGCGATTTTGCCAAATCGGAAGGCTATTCACCCGTTTCCCTGGCAATCGCTTGGGTGGCCGCGCATCCTGCCGTCACCGCACCGATCATCGGCGGCCGCAGCGTCGATCAAATAAAGCCGAGCCTCGATGCACTGGACATCGACATGACGCCCGACCTCTATCAGCGCATCGCGGCCTTTTCGCCGGCCCCGCCGCCCGCAACCGACCGGTCGGAGGAGGCCGGAGGGCAGGCCTGA
- a CDS encoding NAD(P)/FAD-dependent oxidoreductase — MTDYQVAIIGGGPAGLAAALTLSRSMMRTIVFDSPLPPRNDAARHVGGFPGMDMSSPAQVRERIAEEIKGYGYAQIKSAEISSAVPDGDGFVLSTQGGSRFSAKRILLTTGMVDIFPPIAGLNRLWGTSVINCPFCQGYEFKDRPWGIYVHRPEILAAAEIYRNWTRDLVLFVDPRVDVPAERAKEIEALDIRIVNGSIEALQSSQGALTQVVLRDGVKVDREVLLVWPHQTQCDLVKSLDLPLREGGYVEIDDCYRTGRNGIYAAGDLTYGGHQNANTAIHMGNMAAAWLVFDLCQTRVPEPA; from the coding sequence ATGACGGATTATCAGGTCGCGATCATCGGTGGCGGGCCGGCAGGACTTGCTGCCGCTCTGACACTATCGCGCTCGATGATGCGTACAATCGTATTTGATTCCCCGCTGCCCCCGCGCAACGACGCGGCGCGGCATGTCGGCGGCTTCCCCGGCATGGACATGTCCTCACCCGCCCAGGTGCGAGAAAGGATCGCCGAGGAAATCAAGGGATACGGCTACGCCCAGATCAAGTCCGCCGAAATTTCATCCGCCGTCCCCGATGGTGACGGCTTTGTCCTTTCAACACAGGGCGGGTCGCGCTTTAGCGCCAAGCGGATTTTGCTGACAACCGGCATGGTGGACATTTTCCCGCCGATCGCCGGCCTTAACCGGTTGTGGGGCACCTCTGTCATCAATTGTCCCTTCTGTCAGGGATACGAATTCAAGGACCGTCCCTGGGGCATCTATGTCCACCGGCCGGAAATTCTCGCAGCCGCCGAAATCTACCGCAACTGGACACGTGATCTTGTTCTGTTTGTCGATCCACGGGTCGATGTTCCCGCGGAACGGGCAAAAGAAATCGAAGCCCTCGATATTCGCATTGTGAATGGATCCATTGAAGCGCTGCAGTCCTCCCAAGGAGCGCTGACGCAGGTAGTGCTTCGCGACGGCGTCAAGGTCGATCGCGAAGTACTGCTTGTGTGGCCTCACCAGACACAATGCGACCTGGTCAAATCTCTCGATCTGCCGCTTCGTGAGGGTGGCTATGTGGAGATCGACGACTGCTACCGCACCGGCCGCAACGGCATCTATGCCGCGGGCGATCTGACCTATGGGGGCCATCAGAACGCCAATACCGCAATCCATATGGGCAACATGGCGGCGGCCTGGCTGGTTTTCGACCTGTGTCAGACACGGGTACCGGAACCTGCCTGA
- a CDS encoding Crp/Fnr family transcriptional regulator, translating into MKPGAKNLLYLVDLLSDLDVRQLNEIGEHCEWLRVSKGQEVISQNQQTTDVYFIVEGSVAAKGYSVEGKEVTYAEISAGQVFGEFSAIDQRPRSAAVEALEESYLARLESAQFRTLIVDYPPLGLKLAELLVRKNRSLTDRMFEYSTMAVHQRICTELLRMIETSASGGPYLIEPAPSHYQIATKLSTHREAVSKELARLSKLGIVNSGRRKIEVLDLERLRQMAQSGFH; encoded by the coding sequence ATGAAACCGGGCGCGAAAAATCTATTGTATCTGGTCGACTTGCTGTCGGATCTGGATGTACGGCAACTCAACGAAATCGGCGAACATTGCGAATGGCTTCGCGTTTCAAAGGGACAGGAAGTCATCAGCCAGAACCAGCAAACGACTGATGTTTATTTCATCGTCGAGGGCAGCGTTGCGGCGAAGGGCTATTCCGTGGAGGGCAAGGAAGTCACCTATGCCGAAATCTCGGCCGGCCAGGTGTTTGGAGAGTTCTCCGCCATAGACCAGCGGCCGCGTTCTGCGGCGGTTGAGGCACTCGAAGAAAGCTATCTCGCAAGGCTGGAATCAGCGCAGTTTCGCACTCTTATTGTCGATTACCCGCCCCTTGGATTGAAACTTGCCGAACTGCTTGTGCGCAAGAACCGCAGCCTGACGGATCGGATGTTCGAATACAGCACCATGGCCGTCCATCAGCGCATCTGTACGGAATTGCTGCGCATGATCGAAACCAGCGCGTCGGGCGGACCCTATCTTATCGAGCCGGCGCCCTCGCATTATCAGATCGCCACCAAGCTGAGCACCCACCGCGAAGCGGTCAGCAAGGAACTGGCACGGCTGTCAAAACTCGGCATTGTGAATTCCGGCCGGCGCAAAATCGAGGTGCTCGACCTTGAGCGGCTTCGGCAGATGGCGCAATCCGGGTTCCATTAA
- a CDS encoding S8 family peptidase: protein MMSSTQTMSSIGTLSRLIGRPREGGRSAARNKANNALPADELGFVLQYRRQPDLEQARRQLVSILDTLDFLLQPLFPMGADELAHFAVLRFPGVGAGRASDALFSIAYELGEALDLVSCEPCIGEYIMTFPEPPQADAGPAQMSSLCWVNSPAPVDKKWALENTRVNSAWHLSPGLGKGIFIAQPDTGFAAHDEIGSDALRLDLAADILEGDGDPTDPLDPATSNPGHGSGMASVAVGCRSGEISGAAPGAHLVPIRCASDVQMINPAPLARAVDHARMSGCHIVSLSLGGLGSAALRTSIRKAVESDLIVVAAAGNCIGLTVYPARYPEVIAVGGTNINDRIWRGSSTGPAVDIAAPAEMVWRAKHDMAKGGKPIVSEGQGTSYSAALVAGIAALWLEHHGRDNLIAEARSRHVTLQELFRSALCRTARVPTGWNSSRLGAGIVDAETLLRLAPKDIPDPAWPAKSYRPCSTEIQRLVFEATHKKPEDKEFDWCRYGAEIANLALRLAHSRTQWNGMEGQRSARRIAVSEHLRRAVRKSGDSALASLTESFENILCE, encoded by the coding sequence ATGATGTCGTCAACGCAGACAATGTCATCGATAGGAACCCTTTCCCGACTGATCGGGCGACCGCGGGAAGGGGGCCGCAGCGCTGCGCGCAACAAGGCAAACAATGCGCTGCCGGCCGATGAGCTTGGGTTTGTGCTGCAATATCGCCGCCAACCCGATCTTGAACAGGCGCGCCGGCAACTCGTTTCGATACTGGATACTCTGGATTTCCTGTTACAACCGCTCTTTCCGATGGGTGCAGACGAACTGGCGCATTTTGCAGTGCTGCGTTTTCCAGGGGTCGGTGCCGGGCGTGCCTCGGACGCGCTGTTCTCAATCGCCTATGAGCTTGGCGAGGCGCTCGATCTCGTCAGTTGTGAGCCCTGTATCGGCGAATACATCATGACATTCCCGGAGCCGCCGCAGGCGGATGCGGGACCTGCTCAGATGAGCAGTCTTTGCTGGGTCAACAGCCCCGCACCTGTGGACAAGAAATGGGCGCTGGAAAATACGCGTGTCAACTCGGCCTGGCATTTGTCGCCAGGTCTCGGCAAGGGGATTTTCATTGCCCAGCCGGATACAGGCTTTGCGGCTCACGATGAAATCGGATCGGATGCGCTGCGCCTCGACCTTGCCGCCGACATCCTTGAGGGCGACGGCGACCCGACAGATCCGCTTGATCCGGCTACATCCAATCCGGGCCACGGAAGTGGCATGGCAAGTGTTGCGGTCGGGTGCCGAAGTGGTGAGATCAGCGGTGCTGCACCCGGAGCGCACCTCGTGCCGATCCGGTGCGCATCGGACGTACAGATGATCAATCCTGCACCGCTTGCCCGGGCAGTGGATCATGCCCGCATGTCGGGCTGTCATATCGTATCCTTGAGCCTCGGAGGGCTGGGGAGCGCTGCGCTCAGGACGTCCATCAGGAAGGCGGTTGAATCCGACCTGATCGTCGTTGCTGCAGCCGGCAATTGTATCGGCCTGACCGTTTATCCTGCCCGCTACCCGGAAGTCATCGCCGTTGGAGGCACGAATATCAATGATCGTATCTGGCGTGGCAGCAGCACCGGTCCGGCTGTCGACATCGCCGCACCGGCGGAAATGGTCTGGCGCGCCAAGCACGATATGGCCAAGGGCGGCAAACCGATCGTTTCAGAGGGACAGGGGACATCCTATTCGGCGGCCCTTGTTGCCGGAATTGCGGCGCTATGGCTTGAACATCACGGACGCGACAACCTGATCGCCGAAGCCCGCTCCCGGCATGTCACGCTACAGGAACTGTTCCGTTCGGCGTTGTGCCGGACCGCGCGGGTTCCGACCGGCTGGAACAGCAGCCGTCTTGGCGCCGGAATTGTCGATGCGGAAACTTTGCTGCGCCTGGCGCCAAAGGACATTCCGGACCCTGCATGGCCGGCCAAATCCTATCGGCCGTGTTCGACCGAAATCCAGCGCCTCGTGTTTGAGGCAACGCACAAGAAACCGGAAGACAAGGAATTCGACTGGTGCCGTTACGGGGCGGAAATTGCAAACCTTGCCCTGCGTCTTGCCCATAGCAGAACCCAGTGGAACGGAATGGAGGGGCAACGGTCCGCCCGGCGCATTGCCGTTTCGGAACATCTTCGAAGGGCCGTGAGGAAGTCAGGCGATTCAGCCCTTGCGTCCCTGACCGAGAGTTTTGAGAATATATTGTGTGAATAG